The window TGTAGATCAGGTTCTCAGCAATCAGCGTGTCGCGTTGTCCGCCGTCAGTGCGAATCGCGGCTTGCATGATCATCGGAGCAACGAGGTGATGAATGTAGTTGCGGCGAATCACGTTCCCTGAACCTGCTCCGCGAATGTAGATCGCGTTGCCGTCGCCGAGCATCTCCATCGCGTGGTGGATCTCGTTGCGTTCGATCTGGTTGCCGCGCGTGTGCAGGTAGGGAAGCACGTCTTCCTGTTTCGGGTTCTTCGGCAGGGATCCGATCTCGTGCCGGCGAATGGTTCGTCCGAGTTCTCTGCCTTGACGGCGGAAGAAATCCGTCATGCAACCGGAGAGAATGATTCCGGTGTAGGGAGTGTTGTGGACAAGGTTGTTCGCGACACGATTTTCGCTGCTCTGCCAAAGCATGATCCCCGGCGAGTGCGAATGGATGCGACCAGTGTGGTGGATGTGGTTGTTGAAGATGACGTTTCCACCATTCACATCTTTGGTGCCCGGGCCGTAACCGCACAATAGAACGCCAGCACCTCCCATGTGCTCGATCACGTTGCTGTCAATCACGTTGTATCGCCCATGCAGGTCGACACGAATCGCGGATCCACCGCTGTGAGCAAAGTGGCACTGCTGGATCGTGCAACGTTCTGTTCCCCGCAACCGGACCAGCGCGTTGGCTTTGTCGTGCATGTCCCAGTCGTGCTGCAATCCCGCGTCGTCGGGAGCGATGCTGAATCTTTCGCCGTGCGTGAAAGTCAGACCACGCAAGCAGAGGTTTGTCACTGGAATGTCGCGAGGCCCTTCCTTGTCAATCTTGCCTTCGATGCGGATTAATTCCTTTAGCGTTGGTGCCAAGATTGGCGAATCGTTTCGCGGCCAAAGATAGAGTTTGCCGGTTTGGGTGTTCAGAGCCCATTCGCCTGGCTCATCGAGTTCCTCCAGGGCATTTTCTACCCAGCATGAATTGGTTGTTTTGAGGAAGTGAAGCGGGTTCATCGCATAGGTCGCGTCGATCGACGTTCGGGCGATCTGCTTTTGTTCATCCACTGACTTCAGCGGCAGGATGTTCACAATCCACGCATGATGCGGACGAACGACGATTTCGATGTCTTCGACGTTGGGCCAGTTCTTCAGGCGACCAGCCGGAAAGTGCAGCTCGTTGCGACTGCCACCTTTCAGAGGAATGAATCCTCGCGATCGGGCTCGCGGCAGCATGCCCTCCGCATCGAAGAGTGTGTGGAATCGGCCGGAGACATTCGCGACCTTGACCTTGTCGAAGGCTTTTTCAGGCAGACCGGGTGGGGCCGTTGTGACTGGTTTCCAATCCGTGATTGCTTGTCCGGAACTGAACACGGGGGTCTCGCCCGGGTAAGCCGCATAAGTGACGGTCGAACCAGGGTGACCGGAATCCTCCAGTCCGAAGTCCACCGTTTTCGCCAGTCGATACGTGCCGCCGCGAATCAGGACAAGGACATCGCCAGCACGGTTCTCGCCCGAGCTTCGAATCGCGTCGCGAGCTCTCGTAAGTGTTGCGAATGGTCCGTCGGATTGGGAATCGTTTGGTTCCGCAAGCGTGCCGGACCAGTTGTCACGACCTTCGAGCGAGACATAGAAATCGGCCGAAGGTTCGGCGGCGCAACAATCACCCTCTGTCATCGAGATCGCCAACAGGATCAGGAGGCAGAATCGGAACGAGTTCAGCTTTGCTTTGCAGGTCACTGGATCAGTTTCTCTTGGACTTTTGACAAGCCATCTTCGTCGGAACGCTTCGTGATCGTTTGGGTTTGCATCTCGGTTTTGGGAGCGGTTTCGAGGCTCCTGATTGTTTGCGACAGCGGCAAACAGGCAGTATAGTGGCCCGAAGTGCTGTGTTAGTGGCGTTGTACCTTTCACTTTGCGTCTTTTACTGGAACATGTGCGACACTCATGGCGACAGGCGCAT of the Rhodopirellula baltica SH 1 genome contains:
- a CDS encoding right-handed parallel beta-helix repeat-containing protein, whose amino-acid sequence is MTCKAKLNSFRFCLLILLAISMTEGDCCAAEPSADFYVSLEGRDNWSGTLAEPNDSQSDGPFATLTRARDAIRSSGENRAGDVLVLIRGGTYRLAKTVDFGLEDSGHPGSTVTYAAYPGETPVFSSGQAITDWKPVTTAPPGLPEKAFDKVKVANVSGRFHTLFDAEGMLPRARSRGFIPLKGGSRNELHFPAGRLKNWPNVEDIEIVVRPHHAWIVNILPLKSVDEQKQIARTSIDATYAMNPLHFLKTTNSCWVENALEELDEPGEWALNTQTGKLYLWPRNDSPILAPTLKELIRIEGKIDKEGPRDIPVTNLCLRGLTFTHGERFSIAPDDAGLQHDWDMHDKANALVRLRGTERCTIQQCHFAHSGGSAIRVDLHGRYNVIDSNVIEHMGGAGVLLCGYGPGTKDVNGGNVIFNNHIHHTGRIHSHSPGIMLWQSSENRVANNLVHNTPYTGIILSGCMTDFFRRQGRELGRTIRRHEIGSLPKNPKQEDVLPYLHTRGNQIERNEIHHAMEMLGDGNAIYIRGAGSGNVIRRNYIHHLVAPMIMQAAIRTDGGQRDTLIAENLIYKCTSQGILMKLNTRVENNIVADIIAPPRGYYLSVREGPLTGATIQRNIFYSSSDVCTFIDELPPGKGRTSEDRRGRALARSKDADTDHNIYYCASDPALGEQMLEKQRRDGVDTQSLAVDPLFVDPANGDFRLSLDSPALRLGFAGWDHTKAGLIKEDSSEHLQEPLQ